From Flavobacterium alkalisoli, the proteins below share one genomic window:
- a CDS encoding AI-2E family transporter has product MTTAKLPNYVKAVYIFLLIIIIVFFMIIAKQILVPLLISGYIAMLLTSSCNRLERRKIPRSVSAAICLLLFIITISGLLLFIYLQVRGFMDDLGGSLKNEVNAFVIEANKWTEEHFGFDLGMRYGFEIKKAVEMVQTEEAPPTQILWSTIAMIGDIILLPVYIFFLLIYRDHLAVFVAKVFSRSNNDEILDKLTSIRKVVYAYISGAGKVMLILAVVNTAVLFALGIEHAIFFGVLAGILNIIPYLGPWIGATLPFVFALITKDSLFYPIAVIVSFTFIQMLEGAFLTPKITGSNVNLNALITFLGLLIGGAIWGIVGMIIIIPTIAILKKLFEMSPDTQPYAYLFGEEDNNWFKKRPRKNKKAKTEPDVPEAD; this is encoded by the coding sequence ATGACGACCGCAAAATTGCCTAACTATGTAAAAGCAGTATATATATTCCTGCTTATAATTATCATAGTATTCTTTATGATAATTGCCAAGCAGATATTAGTACCGCTGCTTATTTCCGGTTATATAGCCATGTTGCTAACATCTTCCTGTAACAGGCTGGAAAGACGTAAAATTCCGCGATCGGTAAGTGCGGCCATATGCCTGTTGCTATTCATAATAACAATTTCCGGACTCCTTTTATTTATATACCTTCAGGTTAGGGGATTCATGGATGATTTGGGCGGAAGCCTTAAAAATGAGGTAAATGCTTTTGTAATTGAAGCCAACAAATGGACAGAAGAACATTTTGGGTTTGACCTGGGTATGCGCTATGGCTTTGAAATAAAAAAAGCCGTTGAGATGGTACAGACAGAGGAAGCTCCGCCTACCCAAATACTATGGTCTACCATAGCCATGATAGGTGATATTATACTGCTGCCGGTTTATATATTTTTCCTACTTATTTACAGAGATCACCTTGCTGTTTTCGTGGCTAAAGTTTTCAGCAGATCGAACAATGATGAAATATTAGATAAACTGACTTCCATAAGAAAAGTTGTGTATGCCTACATATCCGGTGCCGGCAAAGTAATGCTTATATTGGCTGTGGTAAATACGGCAGTGCTTTTTGCGCTGGGAATAGAACACGCTATATTTTTTGGAGTTTTGGCCGGCATACTTAATATTATCCCTTATCTGGGCCCGTGGATAGGTGCTACCCTACCATTTGTTTTTGCCCTAATTACTAAAGACAGCCTTTTTTATCCTATAGCTGTTATAGTATCCTTTACTTTTATTCAAATGCTGGAAGGCGCCTTTTTAACGCCAAAAATTACAGGAAGCAATGTAAACCTAAATGCATTGATTACATTTTTAGGATTGCTTATAGGAGGGGCAATATGGGGCATTGTAGGTATGATTATTATAATACCAACCATTGCCATACTTAAAAAACTGTTTGAAATGAGTCCGGATACCCAGCCCTATGCTTATCTTTTTGGAGAAGAAGACAACAACTGGTTCAAAAAACGTCCGCGTAAGAACAAAAAGGCTAAAACTGAGCCAGATGTTCCTGAAGCAGATTAA
- a CDS encoding aminotransferase class I/II-fold pyridoxal phosphate-dependent enzyme, protein MKSLPKSLIAKLQQRTEANALRSLPVANGLVDFSSNDYLGFSQSAEIFQQAHQYLLDANIISNGSTGSRLITGNHNLYQVTEDFVAHFHNSPSALIFNSGYDANVGFFSCVPQKEDIVLYDEYIHASIRDGLRLSNAKTFKFRHNDLSHLENLLKRYSAIKGEVYVVTESVFSMDGDTPDLVKLVAVAEEYNSRLVIDEAHALGVFGNKGEGLIQELNLQDRVFARIMTFGKGLGGHGAAVLGAEELRTYLVNFARSFIYTTALPPHSLAVILTSYKHLESNIQAKKQLRDIITFFNEELERLAFTNVFIFSESAIHCAIIPGNDRVKQIAEYLQQNGFNVKPILSPTVPHGQERLRFCLHSFTTRESITRFLNLLQEHLAQF, encoded by the coding sequence ATGAAAAGCTTACCGAAATCCCTTATAGCCAAATTACAACAGCGTACTGAAGCAAATGCCTTGCGTAGTTTGCCTGTTGCTAACGGGTTGGTTGATTTTTCATCAAACGATTATTTAGGGTTCTCTCAGTCGGCAGAAATTTTTCAGCAGGCACACCAATATCTACTTGATGCTAATATTATTAGCAACGGTTCTACCGGATCGAGGCTAATAACAGGAAACCATAACCTTTATCAGGTGACTGAAGATTTTGTAGCACATTTTCATAACAGCCCATCGGCGCTTATATTTAATTCGGGGTATGATGCTAATGTGGGCTTTTTCTCCTGTGTACCACAAAAGGAAGATATAGTACTGTATGATGAGTACATACATGCTTCCATACGTGACGGGCTGCGTCTCAGCAATGCCAAAACCTTTAAGTTTCGACATAACGACCTTAGCCATTTAGAAAACCTTTTAAAAAGATATTCAGCAATAAAGGGAGAAGTATATGTTGTTACCGAATCGGTGTTCTCTATGGATGGCGACACTCCGGATTTGGTTAAATTGGTTGCTGTAGCTGAGGAATATAATAGCAGATTAGTAATTGATGAAGCGCATGCTTTAGGCGTATTTGGTAATAAAGGCGAAGGTTTAATACAGGAACTTAACCTACAGGACAGGGTTTTTGCCCGTATAATGACCTTTGGTAAGGGGTTGGGGGGCCATGGAGCCGCTGTTTTAGGAGCTGAAGAGCTAAGAACCTATCTGGTAAATTTTGCCCGAAGCTTTATTTATACCACGGCACTGCCGCCTCATTCGCTTGCGGTAATTCTCACATCTTATAAGCATCTGGAAAGTAACATTCAGGCAAAAAAGCAGCTTAGGGATATTATTACTTTTTTTAATGAGGAACTAGAGAGGCTGGCTTTTACTAACGTTTTTATTTTTAGTGAATCTGCCATACATTGTGCAATTATACCCGGTAACGACAGGGTAAAACAGATAGCCGAATATTTACAGCAAAACGGTTTTAATGTAAAGCCCATACTTTCTCCTACAGTACCTCATGGTCAGGAAAGGCTGCGTTTTTGCCTGCATAGCTTTACCACCCGAGAAAGCATTACCCGTTTCCTTAATCTGCTTCAGGAACATCTGGCTCAGTTTTAG
- a CDS encoding DUF2975 domain-containing protein — protein sequence MKKIQILNWILRSLILLAFLTTCFSVYIFISLYNTPTIDYSKVFPAYLPYTTILSGALFFAAMIYLQLSVNLFIKQGFFNTKSSGYLKLGAIFLALFGLTDITIATINNAFKANYDLLDYLNNNSGHIVTLIVAIGIFIVADIIKSGVTIKHENDLTI from the coding sequence ATGAAAAAAATTCAAATATTAAACTGGATTTTAAGAAGTTTAATTCTTCTTGCCTTTTTAACAACTTGCTTTTCTGTATATATTTTTATTTCACTATATAACACTCCCACAATTGATTATTCTAAAGTCTTCCCTGCTTATTTACCTTACACGACAATCTTAAGCGGGGCACTGTTTTTTGCAGCCATGATATACCTACAGCTTTCGGTAAACTTATTTATTAAACAAGGCTTTTTTAACACTAAAAGTTCCGGCTATTTAAAACTGGGAGCAATCTTTTTAGCTCTGTTCGGATTGACTGATATAACAATTGCTACAATCAATAATGCCTTTAAGGCTAATTATGATTTATTAGATTATCTTAACAATAACAGCGGCCATATCGTTACATTGATTGTGGCAATAGGGATTTTTATTGTAGCCGACATTATCAAATCGGGAGTTACCATTAAACATGAAAACGACTTAACTATATAA
- a CDS encoding DUF2975 domain-containing protein, producing MKRLSTLKTITDILFVLAVIPAIFGLPFILMAAIMPERIPFKLNGDEFATINGAELIISLLVIYLSYALAVYALYLFKKVLESFKKKRFFDEVVILSFNQMGKALLLSWTIGILPSLYYNLVDGSIKISIGFSDSLFTLGLGFFFIVLSDVFLMAKKQKEENDLTI from the coding sequence ATGAAACGATTATCAACTCTAAAGACTATTACCGATATCTTATTTGTACTTGCGGTTATTCCGGCAATATTCGGACTTCCATTTATATTAATGGCAGCTATAATGCCCGAAAGAATTCCGTTTAAACTAAACGGAGACGAGTTTGCTACTATTAACGGCGCAGAACTGATTATCTCACTTCTTGTTATTTACTTAAGTTATGCTTTAGCGGTATATGCCCTTTATCTCTTTAAAAAGGTTTTAGAGTCTTTTAAAAAGAAACGCTTTTTTGATGAAGTAGTGATACTGTCTTTTAACCAAATGGGTAAAGCCCTGTTATTAAGCTGGACTATAGGGATTTTGCCTTCGCTATACTATAACCTGGTTGACGGTTCAATAAAAATAAGCATTGGGTTTAGCGATTCACTTTTTACACTCGGACTGGGATTCTTTTTTATCGTGCTTAGCGATGTTTTCCTTATGGCTAAAAAACAGAAAGAAGAAAATGATTTAACTATATAA
- a CDS encoding helix-turn-helix domain-containing protein, with product MPIIINLDVMLAKRKMRSNELADKVGITTANLSILKTGKAKAIRFSTLEAICKELDCQPGDIMEFVEDDNQDNL from the coding sequence ATGCCTATTATCATTAATTTAGACGTTATGCTTGCCAAACGGAAAATGCGTTCTAACGAACTGGCAGATAAGGTTGGCATAACTACCGCTAACCTTTCCATACTTAAAACAGGAAAGGCAAAGGCTATTCGTTTCAGCACATTGGAAGCTATCTGCAAAGAACTTGACTGCCAGCCGGGAGATATTATGGAGTTTGTGGAAGACGATAATCAGGATAATTTATGA
- a CDS encoding F0F1 ATP synthase subunit epsilon: MLLEIVSPEGHLFKGEVTSVTVPGINGEFQMLNHHANIVSILAAGDIKIEVPDFKSNSSFGGKFVKSDKDQKFLLPITSGTLEMKDNKVTILVD; encoded by the coding sequence ATGTTATTAGAAATAGTATCACCGGAAGGTCACTTATTTAAAGGCGAGGTTACTTCGGTAACTGTTCCCGGCATAAATGGTGAGTTCCAGATGTTAAACCACCACGCTAATATCGTTTCGATACTTGCTGCCGGTGACATAAAAATAGAAGTTCCTGATTTTAAGAGTAACAGCTCTTTTGGCGGGAAATTCGTAAAGTCTGATAAAGACCAGAAGTTTCTTTTACCTATCACTTCCGGCACACTGGAAATGAAAGACAATAAAGTGACTATCTTAGTAGACTAA
- the atpD gene encoding F0F1 ATP synthase subunit beta, whose product MSKGTGKVAQIIGPVVDVVFNTQNAELPKIYDSLEITKKDGSKLVLEVQSHVGEDTVRTISMDSTDGLSRGQEVVATGSPIQMPIGGDIYGRLFNVIGDAIDGLGNLPKEGENGLPIHRQAPKFEDLSTSSEVLFTGIKVIDLIEPYAKGGKIGLFGGAGVGKTVLIQELINNIAKGHGGLSVFAGVGERTREGNDLLREMLESGIIKYGDDFMHSMENGGWDLSKVDKAGMRQSKATFVFGQMNEPPGARARVALSGLTIAEYFRDGAGDGQGKDVLFFVDNIFRFTQAGSEVSALLGRMPSAVGYQPTLATEMGAMQERITSTKKGSITSVQAVYVPADDLTDPAPATTFAHLDATTVLSRKIAELGIYPAVDPLDSTSRILTPLILGDEHYNCAQRVKEILQKYKQLQDIIAILGMEELSEEDKLSVSRARRVQRFLSQPFHVAEQFTGIPGVLVDIKDTIKGFNMIIDGELDHLPEAAFNLKGTIEDVIEAGQKMLSEA is encoded by the coding sequence ATGTCTAAAGGAACAGGAAAAGTTGCACAGATTATCGGGCCGGTAGTAGATGTAGTGTTTAACACTCAAAATGCTGAGCTTCCAAAAATTTATGATTCATTAGAAATCACTAAAAAAGATGGTTCAAAATTAGTACTTGAGGTACAGTCTCACGTAGGTGAAGATACTGTTCGTACTATTTCTATGGACTCTACTGACGGATTAAGCAGAGGCCAGGAAGTTGTTGCAACAGGTAGCCCTATCCAGATGCCGATAGGCGGAGACATATATGGCCGTTTATTTAATGTTATTGGAGATGCTATTGATGGTCTTGGTAATTTACCAAAAGAAGGTGAAAATGGTTTACCTATTCACCGTCAGGCTCCAAAATTTGAAGATCTTTCAACTTCATCAGAAGTTTTATTTACAGGTATCAAAGTAATCGACCTTATCGAACCTTATGCAAAAGGTGGTAAAATTGGTCTTTTCGGTGGTGCGGGTGTAGGTAAAACGGTACTTATCCAGGAGTTGATTAACAATATTGCAAAAGGTCACGGTGGTCTTTCTGTATTCGCAGGAGTAGGTGAAAGAACACGTGAGGGTAACGACCTTCTTCGTGAGATGCTTGAGTCTGGTATTATTAAATACGGTGACGATTTCATGCACTCTATGGAGAACGGAGGTTGGGACCTTTCTAAAGTTGATAAAGCAGGTATGAGACAGTCTAAGGCTACATTTGTATTCGGACAGATGAATGAGCCACCTGGAGCACGTGCACGTGTTGCGCTTTCAGGTCTTACGATTGCTGAATACTTCCGTGATGGTGCGGGTGACGGACAAGGAAAAGATGTACTTTTCTTCGTAGATAACATCTTCCGTTTTACTCAGGCAGGTTCTGAGGTGTCTGCACTACTTGGTCGTATGCCATCTGCAGTAGGTTACCAGCCAACTCTTGCAACAGAGATGGGTGCTATGCAGGAGCGTATTACTTCAACTAAAAAAGGATCTATTACTTCAGTACAGGCGGTATATGTACCTGCGGATGACTTAACTGACCCGGCGCCGGCTACAACATTTGCCCACCTTGATGCTACAACAGTACTTTCACGTAAAATTGCTGAGCTTGGTATCTACCCAGCGGTAGATCCTCTTGATTCAACTTCAAGAATCCTTACTCCGCTAATCTTAGGTGATGAGCATTACAACTGTGCACAAAGAGTAAAAGAAATTCTACAGAAATACAAACAACTTCAGGACATCATCGCTATCCTTGGTATGGAAGAGCTTAGCGAGGAAGATAAACTATCAGTATCACGCGCTCGTCGTGTTCAGCGTTTCCTTTCTCAGCCATTCCACGTTGCTGAGCAGTTTACAGGTATCCCTGGGGTATTAGTAGATATTAAAGATACAATTAAAGGCTTTAACATGATTATTGATGGTGAGCTTGACCACTTACCGGAAGCTGCTTTCAACCTTAAAGGTACTATCGAAGACGTAATCGAGGCAGGTCAGAAAATGTTAAGCGAAGCATAA